The Salinirubellus salinus genome segment TGGGGAAGTTCCTCACCGCCGGCGGCCCCTGCGAGGTCGTCGAGGTGGACGTGGGCAGCGACGTGGACGTGCGCGTCGTCGAACCGGAAGTCACCGCCGAGGACGAACGCGCCGCCGGCCAGCTCCTGACCGACGCGACGGTGGCGAGTCACGTCCGGAAGATCGACGAACTCGTGCGGACCCACGAGTCCGTCCTCGTCTTCGTCAACACCCGCCAGACCGCCGAGGGGCTCGGTTCACGACTGAAGGAACTCGGCACGGACATCGGCATCCACCACGGGAGCCTCTCGAAGGAGGCCCGTATCGACGTCGAGGACCGGTTCAAGTCGGGAGAACTCTCGGCGCTGATGTGCACCTCCTCGATGGAGCTCGGCATCGACGTGGGGCGTATCGACCACGTCGTCCAGTACCAGTCGCCCCGCGAGGTGGCTCGCCTGCTCCAGCGCGTCGGCCGAGCGGGCCACCGGCGCGACGAGACCTCCTCGGGTACCATCATCACCACGCGTCCGGACGACACGTTCGAAGCCTGCGTCATCGCCGCACTGGCCGAGGCCGGCGACGTCGAACCCGCGGACATGCACCTCGGGAGTCTGGACACCGTGGCGAACCAGATCTGCGGGTTGCTGATGGGGATGGGCGAACTCAGCGCGATGGAGGCCTACGAGATCGTCACGCGGGCATACCCGTTCCGCCACGTCACCGAGCAGCAGTTCCGCGAGGTCGTTCGGGAACTCTCCTCCAACCGATGTCTCTGGCTGGAGGAGGACGCCGACCGCATCGAGAAGTCCCGCGGGACGTGGCAGTACTTCTACAGCAACCTCTCGATGATACCCGACGAGGCGAACTACGAGGTGAAGGACGTCGCCTCGGGGCGCACCGTCGGGACGCTGGCCGAACGGTTCGTCGTCAACTTCGCGATGCCCGGCGAGGTGTTCATCCAGGGCGGCGAGATGTGGCGCATCAACAACGTCGACGAGGAGGAGGAGGAGGTCAACGTCGCGCCCGTCGAGGACCCCGGCGGCGAGGTGCCGTCGTGGGTCGGCCAGGAGATTCCCGTGCCGTACGACGTGGCACAGGGCGTGGGGCGACTGCGCGGGGACGCGATGGCCAGACTGGGCGAGGGGACCCGACCGGAGGGAGCGTCTCCGAACGAGCGAGCGGAGAGCGCGGGCGACCCCCGGACCGGCGAGAGCGTCGATACGGTGGCGCGCTGGCTCACGAGCGAGTACCCGACCGACGGCCACACCGCGGCCTCTGCGCTCTCGCAACTGGAGCGCCACGAGGGGCCGGTCCCCGACGCCGACACCATCCTCGTCGAGTTCTACGGCCGCGAGGTCGTCGTGAACGCCTGTCTCGGGCACAAGGCCAACGAGACGCTCGGCCGGCTGCTCTCTGCACTCCTCGGCCAGCAGACCGGTGCCAGCGTCGGGATGGAGGTCGACCCCTACCGCATCGAACTGGAACTCCCGCGGGGGGCCAGCGGGAACGACGTGGTCCGCCTGCTCCGCGAGACCGACCCCGCACACGTCGAGGGGCTCATCGAACTCTCGCTGAAGAACGCCGACGCGCTGAAGTTCAAACTCGCGCAGGTCGCCACGAAGTTCGGCGCGCTGAAGGACACGAACAGGCCCGGCCCGCGCCGGTTCGGGAAGAACCGCCTGCTCGAGGCGCTGCGCGACACGCCCATCTACGACGAGGCGGTGCGCGAGGTGCTCCACGAGGACCTCGACGTCGACCGGGGGAGCGACGTCCTCCGTCGGATCCAGTCGGGCGACCTCGAACTCGTCCGGCGCAACGAGCGGACCGCCATCGGCCTCGACGGGCGCTCCTCGGGGCAGGAACTCCTCAGCCCGGAGAACGCCGACCAGTCGGTCATCGACACGGTCCGCGAGCGACTCCACGAGGACCGGGTGTTGCTCGCGTGTCTCCACTGCAAGGAGTGGGACCGGACCCAGCAGGTGAAACGGGTGGCCGAACAGCCGGAGTGTCCGAAGTGTGGCTCGACGCAGGTGGCGGCGCTCAACCCGTGGGCCGACGAGGTGGTGCAAGCCGTGCGGGCGAGCGAGAAGGACGAGGAACAGGAGAAGATGACCGAGCGTGCCTACCGGTCCGCGTCGCTCGTCCAGAGCCACGGCAAGCAGGCGGTGCTCGCACTCGCCGCGCGTGGCGTCGGCCCGCACAACGCCGCACAGATCATCAACAAACTCCGGGAGGACGAGGACCTGTTCTACCGCGATATCCTGACGAAAGAGCGGCAGTACGCGCGGACGAAGTCCTTCTGGTAGAACCAACCTTTCCCGCTCGGGTGCGCCTCCGGCGCACCGCTCGCGCAAAACTTTGGATCCAAAAACGCCGTTCGCTTCGCTCGCGCGGATGCCAGGGGTATCCGGTCACTCCTCCTCGTCGAACTCCGCCTGCATCTCCTCGATGAGTTCGCGGGCTTCCGCGAGTGCCTCCTTGCCCTCACCGACGGTCATCTCACCACGTTCGACGGCGCGGATTATCTCTTCGACGCGGGCGATTCGCTCCGCCGTCGTTGCCTCGTCGACGTCGTTCTCGGTCACGCCCGCTCTTCGACGGCCCCGGTGAAAGGCCTGTGCTCACGAG includes the following:
- a CDS encoding DEAD/DEAH box helicase, producing the protein MSDGDVAAGMDAFSRLSQPVRDALSERGFTTPTEPQRRALPPLTRGQDALVIAPTGSGKTETAMLPVLSAISEREPTHGFQALYVTPLRALNRDMRERLEWWGETLDIEVDVRHGDTTDYQRQKQSNDPPDVLVTTPETLQAMFTGEKLRRALADVEHVVVDEVHELAAAKRGAQLAIGLEHLREYAGSFQRIGLSATVGDPGEVGKFLTAGGPCEVVEVDVGSDVDVRVVEPEVTAEDERAAGQLLTDATVASHVRKIDELVRTHESVLVFVNTRQTAEGLGSRLKELGTDIGIHHGSLSKEARIDVEDRFKSGELSALMCTSSMELGIDVGRIDHVVQYQSPREVARLLQRVGRAGHRRDETSSGTIITTRPDDTFEACVIAALAEAGDVEPADMHLGSLDTVANQICGLLMGMGELSAMEAYEIVTRAYPFRHVTEQQFREVVRELSSNRCLWLEEDADRIEKSRGTWQYFYSNLSMIPDEANYEVKDVASGRTVGTLAERFVVNFAMPGEVFIQGGEMWRINNVDEEEEEVNVAPVEDPGGEVPSWVGQEIPVPYDVAQGVGRLRGDAMARLGEGTRPEGASPNERAESAGDPRTGESVDTVARWLTSEYPTDGHTAASALSQLERHEGPVPDADTILVEFYGREVVVNACLGHKANETLGRLLSALLGQQTGASVGMEVDPYRIELELPRGASGNDVVRLLRETDPAHVEGLIELSLKNADALKFKLAQVATKFGALKDTNRPGPRRFGKNRLLEALRDTPIYDEAVREVLHEDLDVDRGSDVLRRIQSGDLELVRRNERTAIGLDGRSSGQELLSPENADQSVIDTVRERLHEDRVLLACLHCKEWDRTQQVKRVAEQPECPKCGSTQVAALNPWADEVVQAVRASEKDEEQEKMTERAYRSASLVQSHGKQAVLALAARGVGPHNAAQIINKLREDEDLFYRDILTKERQYARTKSFW